Part of the Bufo gargarizans isolate SCDJY-AF-19 unplaced genomic scaffold, ASM1485885v1 original_scaffold_2097_pilon, whole genome shotgun sequence genome is shown below.
cctatcctgtgtgatactgtctgctgagctgtgtatctaatcctatcctgtgtgatactgtctgctgagctgtgtatctaatcctatcctgatgTGATacttgtctgctgagctgtgtatctaatcctacctgtggatactgtctgctgagctgtgtatctaatcctatcctgtgtgatactgtctgctgagctgtgtatctaatcctatcctgtgtgatactgctgctgagctgtgtatctaatcctatcctgtgtgatactgtctgctgagctgtgtatctaatcctatcctgtgtgatacggctgctgagctgtgtatctaatcctatctcgtgtgatacagtctgctgagctgtgtatctaatcctgtcctgtgtgatactgtctgctgagcggtgtatctaatcctgtcctgtgtgatactgtctgctgagctgtgtatctaatcctgtcctgtgtgataccgtctgctgagctgtgtatcttagcccctcatgtgtgatactgtctgctgagccgtgtatctaatcctatcctgtgtgatactgcttgctgagctgtgtatctaatactatcctgtgtgatactgtctgctgagctgtgtatctaatcctgtcctgtgtgatactgtctgctgagctgtgtatctaatcctatcctgtgtgatactgcctgctgagctgtgtatctaatcctatcctgtgtgatactgcatgCTGAGCCAGTATAAAGCTTGATAAATTTGACTGTCAGGTTCATTTAGTACTAAGGTAAAGAATCATCTCAAAGGCTTGGAGAGTGAAGGGTTAAGATGAAGCTACACCCCCTCGGCAGTGTAATGGCGGGACAGTCCGAGCAGTCTCCTGGTCTCAGACTCTTCAGCTCCTTCTCTCTAGGACCTGGAGGCTCAGGAGATCACAAGTGACTTGATCAGTGAACATTCAATGCACATGAGCGGCCGGGAGTCACCAGAGCCAAAGAAACAAACCCACTTCCTGATTCATCTTCCTGCCTCCTGCAATGGCGTCTGCTCCAGAAACCTGCTGCATCTGCCTGACCAAGTATACGGAAGAAGTCACCCTGAGATGTGGACACAGCGTCTGCCAGGGGTGCATTGATCAATTCCAGGACACACAGGCAGAGTCTAAAGTAAACTTCTGTCCCAAGTGCAAAGAACCTGAGGAACATCCCTCCCCAAACACCTGGACTTGGAGGAATGAAGTTGAGGAACTCCCGTCTTCTCAGGTACAGGAGGTGCAGCTGGTCATTCCTTGTTCTTATTGTATTACACTCTTCTACACCTGCTGTTAAAACCTGTCTGCATTGTGAGGCTTCCCTATGTGACGACCACCTAAGAGTCCACATCAAGAGCCCAGAACATGTCTTATCTAAGCCCACCACTGTTCTGGAGGAGCAGAAGTGCTCTGTACATAAGAAGATCCTGGAGTATTACTGCAATGAGGATGAGACTTGTATTTGTGTGTACTGCCTGGCTGAGACGCACAGGACACACCAGCTGGAGCCACTAAACGAGGCCACCGAAAAGAGGAAGGAGAGACTAAAAGATGTTCTACAAACACTAGACACAAAGAGAGAAAAGACAGATAAAGAGATCCAGAATTTACTGAAACGTCAGAATGAGATTCCTGACAAAGTAACCAGTCTCACAGAAACCGTGATGGCTTTCTTTAGCAGAAATCAGAAGACAACTGGAAGATTTAGAGAAGAAAGTCCTGAGTGAAGTCTCCAGGCAGAAGGTCCAGGTGACAGCCTCCATTTCCAATCTGAATCCAGCAGCTGGAAATACGGAAAGATGAGTTGTCCAGCGAGATCCGTCACATTGAAAAGCTTCTCACCTCTACTGATCCATCATCTATCTTAAaatgtcaggtggtgaccttctTAGATGGTGTCAAGAAAAATGATGCAGAGGAGACTGACAAAAATATCCACAGCTCTGGGAACCTCAATCATTTCCTAATAGCTCTGACCATATATGATGGTTTAGACAACATTGTGACAAAGGCAAAGGAGGACTTTTACGTAATTGAGTCTTCAGAGATATTACTAGATAAAAGTACTGCAGCCAATAACGTGGCCATTACAGAGGACCTCAAATCCGCCACGTGGTCAGTGATGAGTCAACGCCGAAAAGAAACGCCCAAGAGGTTCCAACAATATCAAGTTTTCAGCATCCAGGGAATTCTTTCAGGACAACATTACTGGGAAGTGGAGGCCAGTGAAGCAGAATACTGGATGGTGGGCATGGCTTACCCCAGTATGGAGACTAAAGGGGAACAGTCGTGGATAGGGAACAATAAGAGGTCCTGGTGCTTCTGCAGGTGGCATGAGGAGTACTCCATACGACATAACAGTAAAGACATTCAGCTCTTCTCCGGTATGTCTTCTAATCGTTATGGGATACATGTGGACTATGACTCAGGCCAGCTGTCCTTTTACCACCTGTGTGAGCCCATCAGACATTTATACACTTTCAGTGGAACCTTCACCGAGCCCCTCCATGCTGCATTCTGGGTAAATGATAATGGGTGgataaaaatcaggaaatcatgaGGGCTGTTTAAAGGGCGACTCCAAGCACCTCTCATAGTCACTATTTGTACAAATTTTCTTTCTGCTACTACTGCCCTATCCATACAAAAGTTGTGGATCCCATGTATAGGAGaaacatcattaaaggggttctccaggattttcatactgatggcctatcctcagtataggtcatcaatgagATCAGCAGggctccgactcctggcacctctgccgatcagctgtactgAAGTGGCTGTTTTGCTCCGGTGAGTGCCCCAGCGTCATCCTAGGCCAGTGTTGTCACCGTACATCTGTCACGTGGTCActggggataggccatcattaagaaaatcctggacaaccctttttaatATCCTATCCTTTTATTTACATGTTCTTTAAAATATGTAATGGTTTTCTTTCCTCATCGGTGGTGGATCTGGAGCTTCTACACCAAAGCAAATAAATGTAACCGTGAGAATTAAAAACGGCAAAGCTGAGACTAGTCCATCATACCCAACTTTATATTCCCTCGAGGTGGACCACACATGGCCTCTTGATGCAATGGTTAAGTGTAATATAATTTCATACTTGAGTGGGTTGTCCTAGTAGGAAGTGTTATGGTGGAACCTCTGAGAACGAGGGGTCCATAGTCCACTCCACTCCAGAAACAGTTGAAGACCGAGCATGCATGGAGTCAACAGTCCTGCTGAGACCAAGGAACCCAGATGGCCACTACTTGAAATGCTCATAAACGGGTTAGTGCTTTAGAGAATTTCTATATGTGCAACTGTGAAGTTATGACGGTCCACACGGGCTCAAAAATGCTGAGATAGTTGTGTGGCTGCAATATAGGAGCTGGACCCCAACATAACACTCACTAAGGCGAATTCCGTAGGAAGCcaatttgtgtgtgtgtatatgtgtgtgtgtgtatgtatatatatatatatatacacacgtatATACACACGTAATGCCGTGGGCTCCTATGACCAGTTTTGAAGAAaggcagggacacaacaaagtcTCTTCAACACTGTTTATTGCTTGTTCCAAcaaacttaggcccctttcacacgagcgagttttcctgcgcgggtgcgatgcgtgacgtgaacccatagcacccgcactgaatgctgatccattcgtttcaatgggtctgtgtacatgagcgttgtttttcacggatcagttctgcattgcagcatgttctataccagggatgctcaacctgcagctctccagctgttgtaaactacaactcccaccaggcccttctgtaggctgtccgggaatgatgggagttgtagttttgcaacagctggagggccgcaggttgagcatgcctgttctttactctgtgtttttcacgcagccctgggcctatagaagtgaatggggcttccatgaaaaacgcattgcatccgcaagcaagtgcggatgcaatgcgttttcactgatggttgctaggaggtgttgtttgtaaaccttcaggtttttttttatcacccattgcacccgcgctgaaaaaactgaacgcaatcgcagataaaactgactgaGCTTACTTACAAAattggtgtgagtttcactgaacgcatccggacctaatccgtcacccTCTAAGAGGCCTTAGAGTTCAGTTACAGCCGGGGCAGGGAATGGGTCCACAGGCCGGTGTTTGCTCCACACGTGCCTTGCACTCTGATCTGCAGCCGTCATCCACAGACACACTCTGCTTCATGCTGCTGACTTTAAAAAACAATCGTGGACATGAGCCACCTATAAACCCCGGAGTGGATCGTGGGGAGtaagcacccacccagctctgcttgctcccagtaaaagccaggcCCGGATTAGCTGATACCAGCTATACTAGGTAGCAACAGTGTCCACTATCTATCTTAGTGGACACTCTagctcagggctggccaacctgcggctctccagctgttgcaaaactacaactcccagcaggcctagactgcttacagctatcagcctacagcagggcatggtgggaattgtagttttacaacagctggagagccgcaggttggccagccctgctctagcTAGTGGCTTCCATTCCAAGGCCGGGTACCTTGGTGGCACGTCTCAATATGCTTCCTGCACCATTCTCGGAGACACATACCTTCCTTtgtatatgaggcctgtcactgtctcacactatatatatatatatatatagcagagaacttacaaaccccatgcagatgtggtccctggtcagatttgaacccaggcCCTACCAGTGTAAACCACTCGTGACGCTCATGGATGACATGCAGAATCCCATAAACTGTgttttccggcaccgagttccgtcctaggggctctataccggaaaagaactgatcaggcatatccccctgcattctgaatggagagcaatccgatcaggatgtcttcagttcagtcattttgactgatcaggcaaaagataaaacctacggctacggttttatctccagcgaaaaaaactgaagacttgcctgaatgccggatccatccttccggtctgcgcatgcgcagacctttaaaaatgagaaaacaaTAAATACCTAATCCGTTTTG
Proteins encoded:
- the LOC122923956 gene encoding E3 ubiquitin-protein ligase TRIM39-like, with the translated sequence MASAPETCCICLTKYTEEVTLRCGHSVCQGCIDQFQDTQAESKVNFCPKCKEPEEHPSPNTWTWRNEVEELPSSQASLCDDHLRVHIKSPEHVLSKPTTVLEEQKCSVHKKILEYYCNEDETCICVYCLAETHRTHQLEPLNEATEKRKERLKDVLQTLDTKREKTDKEIQNLLKRQNEIPDKVVTFLDGVKKNDAEETDKNIHSSGNLNHFLIALTIYDGLDNIVTKAKEDFYVIESSEILLDKSTAANNVAITEDLKSATWSVMSQRRKETPKRFQQYQVFSIQGILSGQHYWEVEASEAEYWMVGMAYPSMETKGEQSWIGNNKRSWCFCRWHEEYSIRHNSKDIQLFSGMSSNRYGIHVDYDSGQLSFYHLCEPIRHLYTFSGTFTEPLHAAFWVNDNGWIKIRKS